The Malassezia japonica chromosome 5, complete sequence genome contains a region encoding:
- a CDS encoding uncharacterized protein (EggNog:ENOG503P8SQ; COG:S), with protein sequence MVLFNPLYTLLGFAYQLQSTCTRLVNNRIADALRAGAAVLEGEGASPLPTDAVRHRSMEPHFLVHLLSSEQSPISDYFAQPGAQPYEIGADVIQEGHPFSTHPMQPSEAVDGQLVLREALGTMACSLVYQLDLTSPDLHGTSDFASGKHANEVGSVLFLAQIHAVEQGPDSPTPRRPLVYWNQNYCKPSKSK encoded by the exons ATGGTGCTATTCAATCCTTTGTACACACTCTTGGGCTTTGCGTACCAGTTGCAAAGCACCTGTAC CCGCCTTGTGAACAA CCGTatcgccgatgcgctccgtgcaggcgctgcggtGCTTGAAGGAGAGGGCGCGTCCCCATTGCCGACCGATGCCGTGCGGCACCGGTCGATGGAGCCGCATTTCTTGGTGCACCTACTCTCTTCTGAGCAGTCGCCCATCTCGGACTACTTTGCTCAGCCAGGCGCCCAGCCATACGAAATTGGCGCGGATGTGATCCAAGAGGGGCACCCTTTCAGCACGCATCCCATGCAGCCTTCGGAGGCGGTCGATGGTCAACTCGTGCTGCGTGAAGCGCTCGGGACTATGGCATGCAGTCTCGTGTATCAGCTGGATCTTACGTCTCCCGATCTGCACGGCACTTCTGACTTTGCGAGTGGCAAGCACGCCAATGAAGTTGGCAGTGTACTATTCCTTGCCCAAATCCATGCCGTCGAGCAAGGGCCCGATTCCCCTACGCCCCGCCGCCCGCTCGTTTACTGGAACCAAAATTACTGTAAGCCGTCTAAAAGCAAGTAG
- a CDS encoding uncharacterized protein (COG:S; EggNog:ENOG503NXE2) — protein MSAPPPPPYSELDPNPGQVRRRPTLPNPPSQAMPNPWEAAARTQSASHVPPRRTAPVHAPPNAVPPPRADPRVAASRPEHHSSSRSAPQRQVSVRDVPEDQFELLRDYDTIFIIDDSASMQVNEMPDGSIGPSRWDEARDALCGVVRIAARYDDDGIDVHFINDKRSLLRCRDPRMVQQLFHEVRPRGATPTGGRLELLLLDYMDAIEYAAHKNKKYGPGTVKPPKRRNYVIITDGAATDDPESVIVSCAQRLDDGRFPLAQIGIQFIQVGNDPRATEALVDLDDALAHQYRIRDMVDTVPFQ, from the exons ATGTCtgccccgccgccgccgccctaCTCGGAGCTTGACCCCAATCCAGGGCAGGTGCGGAGGCGTCCTACGCTGCCGAATCCTCCCTCCCAGGCGATGCCGAATCCGTGGGAGGCAGCTGCGAGGACTCAGAGTGCGTCGCACGTACCACCCCGCCGCACTGCGCCCgtgcatgcgccgccgaatGCAGTTCCCCCGCCGCGTGCAGACccccgcgtcgctgcgtcTCGTCCGGAGCACCATTCCTCGTCTCGATCTGCCCCCCAGCGCCAGGTGAGCGTACGTGATGTGCCCGAGGACCAGTTTGAGCTGCTGAGAGACTATGACACGATCTTCATCATCGACGACTCTGCCTCGATGCAAGTCAACGAGATGCCGGATGGCTCAATTGGCCCTAGTCGCTGGGATGAAGCGCGTGATGCGCTTTGTGGGGTCGTGCGTATTGCTGCGCGctacgacgacgacggcatCGATGTCCATTTCATCAATGACAAGCGCAGCCTGTTGCGCTGCAGAGACCCCCGCATGGTTCAGCAGCTCTTTCACGAAGTGCGGCCTCGTGGAGCGACGCCGACTGGTGGCCGATTGGAGTTGCTCCTGCTCGACTATATGGATGCGATCGAGTACGCTGCGCACAAGAACAAGAAATACGGTCCTGGTACCGTGAAGCCGCCCAAGCGGCGCAAT TATGTCATCATTACCGACGGGGCTGCGACCGATGATCCGGAGAGTGTAATTGTATCgtgtgcgcagcgcctggacgaTGGCCGTTTTCCCCTGGCGCAGATTGGTATTCAGTTTATTCAGGTCGGCAACGACCCCCGCGCGACAGAGGCGCTGGTTGACT TGGATGATGCTCTGGCTCAT CAATATCGCATTCGAGACATGGTCGACACGGTTCCCTTCCA ATGA
- a CDS encoding uncharacterized protein (COG:S; EggNog:ENOG503Q6YH) → MFGTMARQTTAPSAFGTLHKQYVTSLYRRFLRDSLDWNIRRDLWRADAQHIRAEFEHNRNVRNPRELASILNRAEEKLASRKHPDPYKRTYGRKSETDRSADPRMFTDEEKSESLKDQRV, encoded by the exons ATGTTTGGAACGATGGCCCGGCAGACTACCGCGCCTTCGGcgttcggcacgctgcacaAGCAGTATGTTACTTCTCTCTACCGGCGTTTCCtgcgcgactcgctcgactGGAATATCCGTCGCGATTtgtggcgcgccgacgcccagCACATCCGTGCCGAGTTTGAGCACAACCGCAACGTGCGGAACCCCAGGGAGCTCGCCTCGATCCTCAACCGCGCTGAGGAGAAGCTTGCGAGCCGCAAGCACCCTGACCCATACAAGCGTACGTATGGGCGCAAGAGTGAGACTgaccgcagcgccgac CCGCGTATGTTCACCGACGAGGAAAagtccgagtcgctcaAGGACCAGCGCGTGTAG
- a CDS encoding uncharacterized protein (COG:O; EggNog:ENOG503P42X), translating into MSPRDSHTTQQMVDTVKAMFPDIPEVSIRYDLLQSGSAEATCDRILQDGYLPIPPPHFPGAAELRRPPATPRATPSTAAQSSAPSTTQGSTPNLITRYKLDERVQKEDAGMAPASSVSPPTPAVDWNAQAKDREAALNERKAQLILQARKRMVQRKASAESHAT; encoded by the exons ATGTCGCCGCGCGATTCGCATACGACGCAGCAAATG GTCGACACGGTCAAGGCCATGTTCCCTGATATCCCTGAAGTGTCCATTCGGTACGACTTGCTTCAGTCGGGAAGTGCAGAAGCGACGTGCGACCGTATTTTGCAGGACGGATACCTGCCCATT CCTCCCCCACACTTTcctggcgccgccgagctccggcggccgcctgcgacgccgcgggCCACACCAAGTACCGCGGCGCAGAGCAGCGCACCATCCACGACGCAGGGAAGCACGCCGAATCTCATTACGCGCTACAAGCTGGACGAGCGTGTGCAAAAAGAAGACGCTGGCATGGCGCCGGCCAGCAGCGTGTCCCCCCCCACTCCTGCTGTGGACTGGAACGCGCAAGCAAAAGATCGCGAGGCGGCCCTGAATGAAcgcaaggcgcagctgATTCTCCAGGCACGTAAGCGCATGgtccagcgcaaggcgagcgccgagtcCCACGCGACGTGA
- the RDI1 gene encoding rho GDP dissociation inhibitor (BUSCO:EOG09264KK7; EggNog:ENOG503NZGF; COG:T), with protein MASENPAVQDDLNPTPTAGYQPGEKKSLQEYAALDAEDESLRRWKESLGITAGGSAPNPNEPKLTIHSLALESDKIPSGSIGIQLDQPGDLERVSKNPLQIPEGIEYAVVINFTVGREVLSGLKYLHVVRRAGLPVDRMEEMIGSYPPRGEPYVKRFAPSEAPSGMLARSGTNSVRSRIIDDDGVVYADFSWSFKLVKA; from the exons ATGGCGAGTGAGAACCCGGCTGTTCAGGACGACTTGAACCCTACAC CCACTGCGGGATACCAGCCCGGCGAGAAGAAGTCGCTGCAAGAGTATGCAGCGCTGgatgccgaggacgagagcCTGCGTCGTTGGAAAGAGTCGCTCGGTATCACGGCCGGCGGAAGCGCGCCGAACCCGAATGAGCCCAAG CTCACGATCCACTCGCTCGCGTTGGAAAGTGACAAGATTCCGTCGGGGAGCATCGGCATCCAGCTCGATCAGCCGGGCGACTTGGAACGCGTGAGCAAGAACCCCCTCCAGATCCCCGAGGGAATCGAGTACGCGGTCGTGATCAACTTTAC cgtcggccgcgAAGTGCTCTCGGGCCTCAAGTACCTCCACGttgtgcgccgtgcgggcCTGCCGGTCGACCGCATGGAAGAGATGATTGGGTCGTATCCCCCCCGTGGAGAGCCGTACGTGAAGCGCTTTGCcccgagcgaggcgccaAGCGGAatgctcgcgcgcagcggcaccaACAGCGTCCGCAGTAGGAtcatcgacgacgacggcgtgGTGTACGCCGACTTTTCGTGGTCGTTCAAG CTCGTCAAGGCGTAA
- the COX10_2 gene encoding heme o synthase (COG:H; COG:I; EggNog:ENOG503NXTP; TransMembrane:1 (o408-429i)), with the protein MLRRATTAALRVHARGAVRVPLRPLATSSGRLAENKPKDPAKDARATSKNSPSKAPKAHVDPSAPKAPVDPSAPKVDVSETARKARAAMAKQMRAADEWPHTADDGADPAQPLVSPTAEDLLKQRFLHAQKRAPGTSLMMGGSGTPKDVPSFFREDKENKSEDTSLMGSPSAPAPKEDAAEAPEPPKDEPPKEAPSDVLPKEMPVFQSVAMEPPPHHPRYNKYEQPFNTHVFVRRLEEGEWRSKHGASPPPPPTQDGVENGEPRRRHDPAEAIMDLTRALLQERGEQLAMDHLDRSDLDNQLYLFSSALSELRTEVRVRARNDAAALRSLTSLLQREVDGLSQKLQAEIERLKHDIQVDMNHRKTEVKDDNNNLELEIQDLNNRFTIFLSDLKTEIEQSIKWDATRRALALVFGIVAILVCTLALADYFSRPEVIEATKAKKKGASDAKAKSAQRSLPVEHGEADMEAPPPKSAEEWGLLPRYDSEEARYV; encoded by the coding sequence atgctgcggcgcgcgacaaCGGCTGCTTTGCGTGTGCACGCACGCGGTGCAGTACGTGTGCCCTTGCGGCCCCTGGCCACATCGTCGGGGCGTCTAGCAGAGAACAAGCCAAAAGACCCTGCGAAAGACGCCCGTGCCACGTCCAAAAATAGCCCGAGCAAGGCGCCCAAAGCGCATGTCGATCCATCGGCGCCCAAAGCGCCTGTCGATCCGTCGGCACCCAAGGTCGATGTGTCGGAAAccgcgcgcaaggcgcgcgcggcgatggCGAAGCAGAtgcgtgccgccgatgAGTGGCCGCACaccgccgacgacggcgcggatCCGGCCCAGCCGCTGGTCAGCCCGACGGCCGAGGACCTGCTCAAACAGCGTTTTCTGCATGCACAGAAGCGTGCACCGGGCACGAGCCTCATGATGGGCGGCAGCGGTACGCCAAAAGACGTCCCGTCGTTCTTCCGCGAGGACAAGGAGAACAAGAGCGAGGATACGAGCCTCATGGGCtcgccgagtgcgccggcgccgaaaGAGGACGcagccgaggcgcccgagccccCGAAAGACGAGCCCCCGAAAGAGGCACCCAGCGACGTCCTCCCGAAAGAGATGCCCGTCTTTCAGTCGGTGGCGATGGAGCCGCCGCCCCATCACCCCCGGTATAACAAGTATGAACAGCCCTTCAACACGCACGTCTTTGTGCGGCGACTGGAGGAAGGCGAGTGGCGCAGCAagcacggcgcgtcgcctccGCCGCCCCCCACGCAAGACGGCGTGGAGAACGGGgagccgaggcgccgccacGATCCAGCCGAGGCGATTATGGACCTGACGCGCGCActgctgcaggagcgcggcgagcagcttgcgATGGATCACCTCGACCGCAGCGACCTCGATAATCAGCTGTACCTCTTCTCCAGCGCGTTGTCGGAGCTGCGTACCGAAGTTcgtgtgcgtgcgcgcaacGATGCGGCGGCACTGCGCAGTCTCACGTCGTTGCTCCAGCGCGAAGTCGATGGCCTTTCGCAGAAACTGCAGGCGGAGATTGAGCGGCTCAAGCACGATATCCAGGTGGACATGAACCACCGCAAGACCGAGGTCAAGGACGACAACAACaatctcgagctcgagatcCAGGACCTGAACAACCGCTTTACCATCTTCCTCAGTGATCTCAAGACCGAGATCGAGCAGAGTATCAAGTGGGAtgcgacgcgtcgtgcgctggcgctcgtcttTGGTATTGTCGCGATCCTTGTATGTACCCTGGCCCTGGCCGACTACTTCTCGCGTCCCGAGGTGATTGAGGCGACCAAGGCGAAGAAGAAGGGTGCTTCCGACGCCAAGGCGAAGagtgcgcagcgctcgctgcCTGTGGAACACGGCGAGGCAGACAtggaggcgccgccgcccaagtCGGCGGAAGAATGGGGTCTGCTGCCGCGATACGATTCGGAAGAAGCCCGCTATGTATAA
- the SUP35 gene encoding translation termination factor GTPase eRF3 (BUSCO:EOG09261PUF; COG:J; EggNog:ENOG503NVHC) has translation MNPNAPSFGFNPAASGFVPRTFAQPQQQQGNDAYYNQGFGNQGFTGQGNVGEDFAQDYTSQGFGAQGFNGGLQGQDYTSQGFGGAGLAAPGAGAPKQASTTGTAPLPPMAAAMAADKPAGAKKAVSISLGGAKKEPAPPKAEPKAEKPAEKAAEKPAEKAADKAAEKPAEKSAEKPATKGQAVKQQVKVEKKVADKAAVDADKVMDDARKATDEDTLKDLFGETEIKSHMNVVFVGHVDAGKSTMGGNLLYLTGMVDKRTLEKYEREAKELGRESWYLSWALDSTSQERAKGKTVEVGRAYFETEKRRYTLLDAPGHKSYVPNMIGGAAQADIAILVISARRGEFETGFERGGQTREHAMLVKTAGVQRLVVVVNKMDDPTVNWDKERYDEIIGKLLPFLKSAGFNPKTDLTFIPVSAYSGANLKEHVSKEVCPWDDGPALIPFLDSMDLGDRKLNESLKLPVSEKYADMGTYIVGKLESGKVKKGDNLVLMPNRTQVEVAGIFSEVDEEVPAAISGDNVRIKLKGADMDEVQAGFVLTDAKDPVHVVTRFEAQLAILEHRNIMCAGYSAVMHAHALSEEVNLIELLHYYDKKTGKKSRRGPQFAKKGMKIIALVQTAQPVCLERFKDYPQLGRFTLRDEGKTVAIGKVTKLLEDTPDLEKLNLKD, from the coding sequence ATGAACCCCAACGCCCCGAGCTTTGGATTCAACCCCGCTGCGTCTGGGTTTGTGCCGCGCACATTCGCGCAGCCCCAACAGCAGCAGGGCAACGATGCTTACTATAACCAGGGCTTTGGTAACCAGGGCTTTACCGGTCAGGGCAACGTAGGCGAGGACTTTGCGCAGGACTACACGAGCCAGGGCTTTGGCGCCCAGGGCTTCAACGGCGGCTTGCAGGGCCAGGACTACACGAGCCAAGGCTttggcggcgctggcctTGCTGCCcctggcgctggcgcgccgaAGCAGGCGTCGACGACTGGCACTGCGCCACTCCCTCCGATGGCGGCTGCGATGGCGGCCGACAAGCCGGCCGGCGCCAAGAAGGCCGTGAGcatctcgctcggcggcgcgaagAAGGAGCCCGCAccgcccaaggccgagcccaaggccgagaagcCGGCAGAGAAGGCCGCCGAGAAGCCTGCTGAAAAGGCCGCCGACAAGGCCGCCGAGAAGCCTGCCGAGAAGTCTGCCGAGAAGCCCGCGACCAAGGGCCAGGCCGTTAAGCAGCAGGTCAAGGTCGAGAAAAAGGTCGCCGACAAggccgcggtcgacgccgacAAGGTCAtggacgatgcgcgcaaggcgaccGACGAGGACACGCTCAAGGACCTCTTTGGCGAGACCGAGATCAAGTCGCACATGAACGTGGTCTTTGTCGGCCACGTCGATGCCGGCAAGTCGACCATGGGCGGCAACCTCCTCTATCTCACCGGTATGGTGGACAAGCGTACGCTTGAAAagtacgagcgcgaggcaaAGGAGCTGGGCCGTGAGTCGTGGTACCTCTCCTGGGCGCTCGACTCGACGTCGCAGGAGCGTGCCAAGGGCAAGACCGTCGAGGTCGGCCGTGCGTACTTTGAGACGGAGAAGCGCCGCTACaccctgctcgacgcgccgggccACAAGTCGTACGTGCCCAACATGATtggcggtgcggcgcaggccgacaTTGCGATTCTTGTTATTtctgcgcgtcgcggcgagTTCGAGACTGGTTTCGAGCGTGGTGGTCAGACGCGTGAGCACGCGATGCTTGTCAAGAcggccggcgtgcagcgTCTGGTGGTCGTTGTGAACAAGATGGACGACCCGACGGTGAACTGGGACAAGGAGCGCTACGACGAGATTATCGGCAAGCTCTTGCCCTTCCTCAAGAGCGCCGGCTTCAACCCCAAGACGGACCTGACCTTTATTCCCGTGTCGGCCTATTCCGGTGCGAACCTCAAGGAGCACGTCTCGAAGGAGGTGTGCCCGTGGGACGACGGTCCCGCGCTCATTCCGTTTTTGGACTCGAtggacctcggcgaccgcaAGCTGAACGAGTCGCTGAAGCTGCCTGTCAGCGAGAAGTACGCGGACATGGGCACCTACATTGTCGGCAAGCTCGAGAGCGGCAAGGTGAAGAAGGGCGATAATTTGGTGCTCATGCCGAACCGCACGCAGGTCGAGGTGGCCGGCATCTTTAGTGAGGTCGACGAAGAGGTGCCTGCTGCGATCTCGGGCGACAATGTGCGCATCAAGCTCAAGGGTGCAGACAtggacgaggtgcaggcCGGCTTTGTGCTGACCGACGCCAAGGACCCGGTGCATGTCGTGACGCGcttcgaggcgcagctcgccatcctcgagcaccgcaacATTATGTGCGCCGGCTACAGTGCCGTGatgcacgcgcacgccctgTCCGAGGAGGTGAACCTCatcgagctcctgcacTACTACGACAAAAAGACGGGCAAAAAGTCCCGCCGGGGGCCGCAGTTTGCCAAGAAGGGCATGAAGATCattgcgctcgtgcagacGGCACAGCCCGTGTGCCTGGAGCGCTTCAAGGACTACCCCCAGCTCGGCCGCTTCACGTTGCGTGACGAGGGCAAAACGGTGGCGATCGGCAAGGTGACCAAGCTCCTGGAGGACACGCCCGACCTCGAGAAGCTGAACCTGAAGGACTAG
- the OST2 gene encoding oligosaccharyltransferase complex subunit epsilon (COG:I; TransMembrane:3 (i43-63o69-87i107-126o); EggNog:ENOG503P5BN; BUSCO:EOG09265JA7), whose translation MPPSKSTKAAPRPSALGEVSGALHKLTSSYESTTPARFKLIDAFLLFLFITGVAQFVYCALLSNYPFNSFIAGFASTVGQFVLAMALRIQTNPAKDADKGEASQGRAFADFLIASVVLHFFVINFLG comes from the exons ATGCCTCCAAGCAAGTCGACcaaggccgcgccgaggccctcggccctcggcgaggtgtccggcgcgctgcacaagcTCACGTCGTCGTACGagagcacgacgccggcaCGCTTTAAGCTGATCGATGCGTTCCTCCTGTTCCTCTTCATTaccggcgtcgcgcagtTTGTGTACTGCGCGCTGCTCTCCAACTACCCGTTCAACTCGTTCATCGCGGGCTTTGCCTCGACTGTCGGCCAGTTTGTGCTCGCGATGGCACTGCGTATCCAGACGAATCCCGCGAAGGATGCGGACAAAGGCGAGGCGTCCCAGGGCCG CGCGTTTGCCGACTTTCTCATTGCCTCGGTCGTGCTGCACTTCTTTGTGATCAACTTCCTGGGCTGA
- a CDS encoding uncharacterized protein (COG:V; EggNog:ENOG503NVXN), with product MDEVVPHLWIGELPSCLEADYLEQANIQWVVSCLRNPPVPPKDISLAEGDSTREIPDDHRMVVPINDDDDAPAYIYFALANKFIANALQEEWEADPEPYEEVDDHAIDGLTLRDGRPGLWSSRTEGSLLVHCQAGCSRSVTIVAAYLMWSRRLSVAQALALIRRQRPIAAPNEGFMKQLELYQRENYMVNLQSRDVRRFLVSQTNALEGAVSPDMLLSTYPYTAPTDPYSDYRIDVNEVKQERFTKLRCKVCRHELAVEQHVVVHEPGQGEQAFEPHRRDAARKGVGHTPARMQEPEHTHLPPQLARIRAGMMAQTTQRPLLLSPQCSAYFVEPLGWMSESSGLVEGEMGGRLQCPNTRCNAKLGTWTWVGSQCAW from the exons ATGGACGAGGTGGTGCCGCACCTGTGGATCGGCGAGCTCCCCTCGTGCTTAGAGGCAGACTACCTCGAGCAAGCCAACATCCAATGGGTGGTGTCGTGCCTGCGCAATCCGCCCGTGCCGCCAAAGGACATTTCGCTCGCGGAGGGCGACAGCACGCGCGAAATTCCGGACGACCACCGCATGGTCGTGCCGATtaacgacgacgacgacgcgcccgcgTATATCTACTTTGCGCTGGCGAACAAGTTTATAGCGAATGCGCTCCAGGAGGAGTGGGAGGCCGACCCGGAGCCGTACGAGGAGGTGGACGACCATGCGATCGACGGActgacgctgcgcgacggccgcccgGGCCTctggagctcgcgcacggaAGGCTCGTTGCTCGTGCACTGCCAGGCGGggtgctcgcgcagcgtcacGATCGTCGCCGCCTACCTCATGTGGAGTCGGCGCCTGAGCGTCGCCCAGGCCCTGGCGCTCAttcggcggcagcgcccgatcgccgcgccgaacgAGGGCTTCATGAAGCA GCTCGAGCTATACCAGCGCGAAAACTACATGGTGAATCTGCAGagccgcgacgtgcgccgcttccTCGTGAGCCAGACGAACGCGCTCGAGGGGGCCGTGAGCCCCGACATGCTGCTGAGCACCTACCCCTACACGGCACCGACAGACCCCTACTCGGACTACCGCATCGATGTGAACGAGGTCAAGCAAGAGCGCTTCACAAAGCTGCGCTGCAAAGTGTGCCGCCACGAGCtggccgtcgagcagcacgtcgtcgtgcaCGAGCCCGGCCAAGGCGAGCAGGCCTTTGagccgcaccggcgcgacgcggcgcgcaaaggCGTCGGCCACACGCCCGCGCGCATGCAGGAGCCTGAGCATACCCACCTCCCCCCTCAGCTCGCTCGCATTCGCGCCGGGATGATGGCGCAAACCACACAGCGCCCCCTGCTCCTCTCCCCTCAGTGCTCGGCGTACTTTGTGGAGCCGCTCGGGTGGATGAGCGAGTCCTCCGGGCTCGTCGAAGGCGAGATGGGCGGGCGCCTGCAGTGCCCCAATACGCGGTGCAACGCCAAGCTCGGCACCTGGACCTGGGTCGGCTCGCAGTGTGCATG GTAG
- a CDS encoding uncharacterized protein (EggNog:ENOG503P57U; COG:S), which produces MQKFISKFQSRRASRVEPIDVPAADAKAPQEEPQATLAPPVLLSPAESEAPTSASTSPQTGDLLPFRRNSEPENKIEFFAKDSPYFWLSNSANYPVVMDGVRYPTAEHLFQAQKFSEHRPDLAVKVRKTSNALDAIHIARAHAKDVRSDWIKGGANVQAMRMVLLTKFTQYSELRIALLETGDAEIVHASPNDAFWGSAASANAIGRGRNMLGRTLMQTRELLRVAAGVGVGSGSRTV; this is translated from the coding sequence ATGCAGAAGTTCATCTCAAAATTCCAGtcacgccgcgcaagccGCGTCGAGCCCATCGACGTGCCCGCGGCggacgccaaggcgcccCAGGAGGAACCACAagcgacgctcgcgccacCTGTGCTCTTATCACCTGCCGAGAGCGAGGCCCCCACATCCGCTTCAACTTCCCCACAGACTGGCGATCTGCTCCCGTTCCGCCGCAACTCTGAGCCGGAAAACAAAATCGAGTTCTTCGCTAAAGACTCGCCCTACTTTTGGCTGAGCAACAGCGCGAACTACCCCGTGGTGAtggacggcgtgcgctaccccaccgccgagcacctcttCCAGGCACAAAAATTCAGCGAGCACCGCCCCGATCTCGCGGTCAAAGTGCGCAAGACGTCCAACGCCTTGGACGCGATCCACATTGCGCGTGCACATGCCAAGGACGTCCGCTCCGACTGGATTAAAGGCGGCGCCAACGtgcaggcgatgcgcatGGTGCTCCTCACAAAATTCACGCAATACTCTGAGCTTCGCATCGCTTTGCTGGAAACGGGCGACGCAGAGATCGTGCACGCGAGCCCCAACGACGCCTTCtggggctcggcggcgtcggcgaaTGCcatcggccgcggccgcaaCATGCTCGGCCGCACCCTTATGCAGACCCGCGAACTGCTGCGCGTagccgccggcgtcggcgtcggtagcggctcgcgcaccgtctAG
- the rps7 gene encoding ribosomal protein S7 (COG:J; EggNog:ENOG503NTZ0), whose amino-acid sequence MASVAQKIFRTANAPAGSPTETETLVCQALIDLENHVPELKADLRPLQISAVKEVDVKGGKKAYVVFVPMPQLKAFHKIQQRLTRELEKKFSDHQVVFVGQRRILPKPGPHSRAKQPRPRSRTLTAVHNAILEDLVFPTEITAKRTRIATDGSKLIRCALDSKDATSLEYKLETFSSVYRKLTGKDVAFSI is encoded by the exons ATGGCCTCTGTTGCTCAGAAGATCTTCCGTACGGCGAACGCGCCTGCCGGCTCCCCCACTGAGACCGAGACGCTGGTGTGCCAGGCTCTGATTGACCTGGAGAACCACGTCCCGGAGCTCAAGGCTGACCTGCGCCCCCTCCAGATCAGCGCCGTGAAGGAGGTGGATGTCAAGGGCGGCAAGAAGGCTTACGTCGTCTTTGTCCCCATGCCCCAGCTCAAGGCTTTCCACAAGATCCAGCAGCG GCTAACCCGTGAGCTGGAGAAGAAGTTCTCGGACCACCAGGTCGTGTTCGTTGGCCAGCGCCGTATCCTGCCCAAGCCGGGCCCCCACAGCCGCGCTAAGCAGCCCCGGCCCCGCAGCCGCACGCTCACTGCCGTGCACAACGCCATCCTCGAGGACCTCGTCTTCCCCACCGAGATCACTGCCAAGCGCACCCGCATTGCTACCGACGGCAGCAAGCTGATCCGCTGCGCCCTCGACTCGAAGGACGCTACCAGCCTCGAGTACAAGCTGGAGACCTTCTCGAGCGTCTACCGCAAGCTCACCGGCAAGGACGTCGCTTTCTCGATCTAA